In Lotus japonicus ecotype B-129 chromosome 5, LjGifu_v1.2, one genomic interval encodes:
- the LOC130717953 gene encoding UDP-glycosyltransferase 73C1-like: MASQASQIHFVLFPLMSQGHMIPMMDIATILSQQQDVTVTVITTPHNASRFTHTTKSRSQIRILELEFPHNETGLPEGCENLDMLPSLGTALTFFNAASNLQKPVEQLFNELTPPPNCIISDMCLPYTARIAAKFNIPRISFLGQSCFTLFCLYNIGRHKVRQNVTSETEYFVLPGVPDKIEMTKAQIPGPSGARMDQNRIAFYAETAAAEAASYGVVMNSFEELETEYAKGYKKVKNGKVWCIGPVSLSNNNKVSIDEDEHYCMKWLDLQKSKSVIYACLGSMCNLTPLQLIELGLGLEASNRPFIWVIREKSGSQLDELEHWIKEQGFEERNNGKGLLIRGWAPQVLILSHPAVGGFLTHCGWNSTLEAICGGVPMVTWPLFGDQFFNEKLIVQILGVGVRVGVEAPVKWGEEEEIGVLVKKEDVERAIEELMYESSQSDEMRRRVQELAEMAKRAVEEGGSSHTNVTLLIQDIMQQTKSSK; encoded by the coding sequence ATGGCCTCCCAAGCTTCCCAGATCCACTTCGTCTTGTTCCCTCTGATGTCCCAAGGCCACATGATCCCCATGATGGACATCGCCACAATCTTGTCACAGCAGCAAGATGTTACAGTCACAGTAATCACCACCCCCCACAACGCATCACGCTTCACTCACACAACCAAATCCAGATCCCAAATCAGAATCCTCGAACTCGAATTCCCACACAACGAAACTGGATTACCAGAAGGGTGTGAGAATCTCGACATGCTCCCTTCACTGGGCACCGCCTTAACTTTCTTCAACGCAGCAAGCAACCTTCAGAAACCAGTGGAACAGCTTTTCAACGAGTTAACACCGCCACCAAACTGCATCATTTCCGACATGTGTTTGCCTTACACCGCCAGAATAGCAGCCAAGTTCAACATCCCGAGAATCTCTTTCCTCGGACAGAGCTGTTTCACGCTGTTCTGTCTCTACAACATAGGCCGCCACAAAGTTCGCCAGAACGTGACTTCAGAAACAGAGTACTTTGTTCTCCCTGGTGTCCCTGACAAGATTGAGATGACAAAAGCGCAGATTCCTGGGCCTTCTGGAGCAAGGATGGACCAGAATCGGATAGCTTTTTACGCCGAAACCGCTGCGGCGGAAGCTGCTTCTTATGGGGTTGTCATGAATTCATTTGAAGAGCTGGAGACAGAGTATGCAAAGGGTTACAAGAAGGTGAAAAATGGTAAGGTTTGGTGTATTGGTCCTGTTTCACTCAGCAACAATAATAAGGTTTctattgatgaagatgaacattACTGTATGAAGTGGCTTGATTTGCAGAAATCAAAGTCTGTGATCTATGCTTGCCTTGGAAGCATGTGCAATTTAActcctctgcagttgatagagcttGGTTTGGGTTTAGAAGCATCAAATAGACCCTTCATTTGGGTGATCAGGGAAAAGAGTGGAAGTCAATTAGATGAGTTGGAGCATTGGATCAAGGAACAAGGATTTGAGGAAAGGAACAATGGTAAAGGGCTTTTGATTCGAGGTTGGGCGCCTCAGGTGTTGATACTATCGCACCCTGCAGTTGGAGGGTTCTTAACTCACTGTGGTTGGAATTCGACTTTGGAAGCGATTTGTGGCGGTGTACCTATGGTTACATGGCCGCTATTTGGGGACCAGTTTTTCAATGAGAAGCTGATTGTGCAGATTTTGGGAGTTGGAGTGAGAGTTGGAGTGGAGGCTCCTGTGAAATGGGGTGAGGAAGAGGAAATAGGGGTGCTGGTGAAGAAGGAAGATGTTGAGAGAGCAATTGAAGAGTTGATGTATGAGAGTAGCCAAAGTGATGAAATGAGAAGAAGAGTTCAAGAGCTTGCTGAGATGGCTAAGAGAGCTGTGGAAGAAGGAGGGTCTTCTCACACTAATGTGACCCTCCTTATTCAAGATATCATGCAACAAACCAAGAGTTCAAAATGA